AATTAAGTAGGAGAGGTTCCAAAGGGACTGCCTAGTTGGAATGATAAGGTTTCTCCTCACATGAATGGGTTCTAATGCCTGCTTTATTTGTTCAGGACTTCAGGGCTTCAGACATTTTGTGGTGTTGATTTGGGTGAACCAAAGCTTCTTTACACAAGTACAACTCCGGTCCAAACCTAAACCATCACCAGTAACACCACCACAATCAACAACAATGGCAATATAGCGGGTTTTGGGAAATATGACTTTTAGGATTATATGTTATTCCTAGTTGAGGTTTATATCAATAATGGCAATGGGAAAATCAATATGTTTAGGAATCCTAAAAACTTTGGGAAAACCAATGCTCTGCTTTATATACTCCTAGTACAAATTGGTTTTCCTAATCCAGATATAAGTCAAGAGTGCTTTTTTAGTCTCCAATTCTCTGCCTGAAAGTTTGGTTCTAGTTAGCGAATTAATTAAACGTCTAAAGATGGAGAGTTCTAGTTCAAGAGGACGAGAAACATCAGACAATCTGAAACCAATTGTGCTGGCTCTCAAAGCTCCGAAGAGGACCTACAGCGACGATACCACGACGTGCCAGAAGAGACAGAAACAACAAGAACATGAAAAGGAGGAGACAGGAAAGAGAGAATGTGAAGCGACAAAACAAGACCAGCATGATGAAGAGCAGAAGATAAAGAGAAATAAGAATACTGATGAGCAAGAAGAAGCTGTAGATACTGCCCAAGAATGTGagataaagaaaagaaagagagatgatcaAGAAGAAACCATAGCACTCTCActagaagaagaggaaagaCTAGCAGCGTTacttgaaaagaagaagaaaaggaagagagaagaCGAAGAAACCTTATCACCCTTACTcgaaaagaagaagatgcagAAAGAACAAGAAGCAGTAGCACTATTAATATTGAAAAACGAAAAGAAGAGGAGGCAGGAAAAAAAGCGAGAAGCAGCAGAAGACCttgaaaagaataaaagaaagagaaaacaagaagaaacccAAGCACTCTTACtcgaaaataataaaaagaggcagaaagaacaagaagaggaactagtagaaaaagaaaaacagaaaaatacaCGGAAAGAGGAACAAGAAGCAGCAGCACAAGACCTTGAAAACAAAAGGacgaaaagaaagagagaacaaGAACTCTTACTTGAAAGGAAGAACAAGAGGCGGCAAGAGGCGGTTTCTATCCCTGACATAGATGCCACAACTTCTGAAAATCTAGCAATACTTGATAGAAGATCAAAACCTGAAGTACCTGAGGTCCGGGTATTGGagaaaaattcttcttcttctacaagaGAAGAGACCCTTCAGGGACACAAAAAAAGAATGAGTGGTGCTATGATGGTAGAGGATAAGAAAATtgttaagaaaaaaagaagctaTAGGAGAAAAAACTTGGTAAAAGGCTCAGCAAATCATAATGACCATGAAGATCACGTAAAAAACTTTGTTCTTTACGACATCCCTGGTCCAATCCCCAACTTGGAAGAATTGCTGAGGGAATTCAACTCTAATGATCAACTTTTCCGCAATTTCTTTGTAGGGGTGCCTGAGATGTGACTAACAGTTTTACTATATATAAGATGCACGAGTTGAATTAGAACTTTCtctaagaaaaaaatatgtatgtatgttTATTGTATACTTCAGAGTAGGGGATATAAAAAATTCTTCTAGGATCCACAATCGATTATAGATAAGAAAAATAGGACAAGTACTTGCATGTATAGGACACTATGCAAGTTTTCTATGGAAGCATTTTAACTATATGTAAGCAGCTTTGAGGCTCTTTGACCTGTAATATTAGAACATGTGATTTCAATTTTCAACCTGAATGCAATTTTTTGGTAGGAAATCAAAGTctcagagattttttttttctcagaaatTATTccgagattgatttttttattttaaaaatcaaccagaattaaaaaaaaaaaaaaaaaaccctgaaAAAATAGACTGATGCTCCAAATAAATTGGTCAAAGTTCAGaacttgagagagaaagagtgatCTTTTGGGTAATGGCATGGCCATCCTCTCTTCCTTTGAAACCTTCACTCTCTCCCTGACACTCCTCtccatcttcctcttcttcctcctcctcactCCCCCAACTTCCACTTCCCCAAACTACCCCTCCCCTTTCCCCCTAACCCCCACAGGTCCCTCCTCCAAACCCCTTCCTCCTCCTGCTCCCCCTCCAATGGCCTCTTCAACTACCTCTGCCTCTTCccccaaaaccctagcctctctctctcctccctctctctcatcctcctccttctcttctACCTCCTCATCAAAACCGCCCAGGATCACTTCTCCCTCGTCACCACCAAGCTCACCTTCGCCCTCAACCTGACGCCCTCCATGGCCGCCGTCACCCTCCTCGCCCTCGGCAACGGCGCCCCCGACGTCTTCGCCTCCCTCGCCGCCGTCCGCCGCGGCAACTACCGCACCGGCTTCGGCGCCATCCTCTCCGCCGGCACCTTCGTCTCCGCCTTCGTCGTCGGCTTCGTCGCGATCCACGCCGCGCCCTTCTCCCTCACCCCGGCCACGTTCGTCAGGGACGTCATGTTCTACCTGATCTCGGCCACGTTTCTGTTCTACGTGTATCTGAGCGCCGAGATTTATCTGTGGCAGGCGGTGGGGTTCGTCGGGTTTTACTTGTTCTTTGTGGGGTTTGTGTTCTGGATGGACTTGGGGTtgggcggaggaggaggaggagggaagAGGAGCCGGAGTGAGGTGGCGGTGGGTGCTGAGAGTGAAATGCACAAGGGCTTTGTGGAATTGGATTGCGAGATCGGAGAAGTTGAGAAAAGATCAGAGGAGGGGAAGCCGAGTTTCGGGGTCCGGCGAGCTCTGGAAATGGTATGTTTGAGTTCAATTTGTGTTACTTGCTTGTGAATTCGGCAAATTCTTAGTGTATTTTGAACAATGTATATCTATAAATTAATGTAATGGAGTTAGTTTAGAGAAAGTGTCACTTCTTCAGATCAGACTAGGTAGGTTTGGTGGTAACTAATGCTCTAGAACTAGTTGACCGGGGCTGGAAATGTAGTTTTATATCATATAACTTGCTAAATAGCTCAGCTACTTTTGGATTTTGTTGTTCTTATTAGTTTCCTTTTTGAGCTTCAGTTCCTTTATCTTGTAGATATACCTAAAAATGACACAGCTCTGCATAAATATAAGTGCGTATAATCCTGAAGATGAGTAATTTGCATTTTGGAATAGTTTTCAACAAGTGTGGGATTACTTGCTCGTTAGTTTGGACTTTAGATGAGTGAAATGCAAGACACTGATGCAATGTATGAGCATATTTATCTGGCTGAGTAGATGTATGCCAAGGTGTTTTCTATGCTTTACTTTATCACATTCTCATTGCGATCAAGAAATCTGCCCTTGCCTTGttccagaaaaccaaaaagaaaacttGGCGAGGAATTGTTTAAGCCTCTGAATTAGTGAAACTTTGGAGATATGAAATGAAGAACATTGAGGTGAGGAGTGGAGAAAGTAGAGGGTTGAATTGAATTATTATTGAATTCTGATGCAGGGAAGTATAAAATAGTATTTTGTAAGGATAACCTGAACGAGAGCATACGTCAAAGTTGCAATATTTGATATCGTTAAATCTCCCGACTAGTGATACAAGTTGTAGAAGCATGTAGTGGAAGAGTTTCCTGGTTATTTCATTATGACATCTCTTCTGATCTTATTGAATTGGGATAAAGCATGAAACTTTGTATTCTGATTGAGCTCAGTATGCTGCTATTAAATTTCTATTAGGTAGCTGGTACCTAAAAAGAGCATTATTCAGTACCTTTCTTCTTCTGAAAATTGTACTACTTAGCTCTCTTTTACATATACAATTGTATTCAGTAtctttcttcttgaaattgcaCTACTAATCTGTCTCTATTTCATATAAAGGTCTCAAAAGTATGGGAGGTTCCGGTCTCGATTCTTCTGAAGCTGACAATTCCACAAGCTGCCCCGTCGGAATGGAGTAGATTCTACACATCAGCCAATATTGCTCTATGCCCTCTAGCACTTCTATATTCTTGCAACTCGTTCATGGAATTCAATCATCCTgtagcttttcttctttccaacACCCATCTTCCACTATGGTTTGTTGTATTCTTGGCAAGCTCCTCTCTTGCACTTCTTCATTATATAATAGAGAAAGAGCCCCCCAAAACTGAGCAAATTCCTGTATTGCTTATAGCATTTGTTATGAGTGTCTTTTGGATATCCACTACTGCTGGAGAATTGTTGAACTGCCTTGCTGCACTTGGAGCACTTCTGGAGTTGCCACCAGCACTTCTTGGGCTTACGGTTCTTGCCTGGGGAAATTCTGTGGGGGATCTTGTTGCTGATGTGGCACTTGCCAAGGCAGGCCACCCTGCATTGGCCATGGCGGGGTGCTTTGCCGGGCCAATGTTTAACATGCTTGTAGGCCTTGGAACAGCGTTGGTGATACAGACCTCCAATGTTTATCCGGAAGCCTATGAGCTCCAGTTCCATGTGGGTATCGTGATTGCATTTGTGTTCTTGCTTTTGAGCCTGATGGGTTCTCTATTGGTGATCACATGGTGCAGATTCCGGGTGCCTAGGTTCTGGGGGTTCTGTCTTGTTGGTCTCTATGTTATCTTCATGGCAGTTAGCTTACTGATTGCCAAGTTTTCCGGGTGATTTATAACCTAATGAAATTTGGTTTATCATCCACAAAATCCAAGCAACTGGGGATGATCTGGAGCTTCTATATCTTATCTCAGCTTGGTGATCATGTTAACTCTGACATGGATTTTGCATATACAATACAAGCATCACTCATTGAcagttcaagaaagaagcaatcATGGTGCAAGTTCAAGAATTGGCCACCCGTATAGGTagaattgtttttgtttcaacATTGAGTAGGGGAAATTTTTTTAGGCTAGAATTGTTTGGTGATGGGAATATCAATTCGTTGTGATTGGAATATATTTACTGGGCATATTGCAGGGAATATATTTACTGGGCATATTGCAGATATGCTTTGGGTAGTGGCAAAACCCTTTGGCTCTTGTACTACTTGTAACAGTACCAATTAGCAGTGGCAGTTTACCACCAGATGtcaattttttgttctttattctAGCAAAGATTACAGATGCCCCTTAACCTCTTTATAGTTTCGTCTGTCATAAAGGTACTAGGATATCAAAGTGGGAACTTTGGGGTTATATTTTCCTGATTAGAATGTTAATAAATTTGGGATTTGGTGTTTCAATGAAAATTGAAGTGGTCCATGTGTAGGTTTTATTTCTCTGTTGGGGGATGGTCCGATGGTAACTGTGTAGTGGTCCATCAGGGTCATGATCAAATTTAAGACAaatttcagaagaaaaaaaaattgagcataACTTGGCTTGGATCAACAATGTGGATATTTTGGTTCATGCAACCAAAGTTCTTATGTTATGACTTTTTAATAATTTACTTTATAAGAAAGAATGAGCTTCATGACACAAAAGGTCAGTTTGTAAAGAACTACCACACTTTTTCTTTTATGATGAGATTTTCACAAATTCAAGTTAATGTTATTTCAAAGTGACTATTGGTTgtgttctcaaaaaaaaaaagtgactaTTGGTTGGACTTTAATTCATGTATCAAAATTAAACTAATTGGAATGGTCACTTAAATTCTCATATATGAGTTTCATTGATTTGACTATAAAAACTAATTTGTCGGTAATCAAGTCAGTTCGGTAAAACAATATCCCTACAAAAACTGTAATTGCGTTCGGTCTAGTCTACCAATCACAGCTCTTATAATTTACAGCCTCGAACATTCCTCAATTCCATATATAGCattcaaaatattctcaaaattGTCTTTCTTGCATTTTTACTTACAAAATCGGACGTACAATGTGAAATGATGCCATGATCTCCCCCACCAAGAGTGGATTCTCCTGCTAGCAGTGAGGAGTGCATTTGTTCTCGAGTCGGGGTCTAATCAGACTTTTTCAGAAAACCCTAAGCAAGGAATTGGTGCCACACCCCTTACGGCAATTGTCAACTTCCATGAAGGGCAAAACCGTCAGAACACAAAATTCCTCCGTTCCATAAAAGTTGAAGCTTCTGACATGTTAAGTCAGAATCGAACAGTCTCCTTCAGTTTTGTTGCTTCTTTTAGGTTTGTATGCTAACATTAATCATtacgagaaaagaagaagaaaatagcaAAAGACCCAAGTTTGTTTTGCAAGCCCAAAATTTTGCAAAAAAATTGGATCTTTTGCCTTACAAAAAATTTCCCAGAACAGAAAAACAATGAAAGTTTCAGTCTTTTTGAAACCCAATACTTGTTAATGCCCAGGTGAATATTTCTTccagtttttattattttttctgaaagaattttctctctttttttcaggTTCGAAATCGATTTTGCGTAGCAGAGCATCCCCTGTTTGTGAAAAAGGTACCAAAAAGCAACATACTTTTGTATATATCTCTCTGTTTTTACATGTCTCTTTGTGTGTTTTGGATTGTTAAATGGGTGATCTTGGTCTGTTGCTATCTaacattttgtttttggatatgGGGTTTCGTTCAATATTCGTTTTGTTACTAGTCTGGGATCAAATTCTGGTTTTGCATGATTGAATGATCACATCTCAATCGGGTTGATATTGAATTTTGTACCCTTTCGCGTGTTCCTACTGTTTCATCTTGCTTCATTCTTTGTGTCTTTACTCTTTTTTCTGGGTGGTAGAATAATTTTTACAGTAGAGAAAAAAGTAGAGTGTTTTGTTGGGCAGATATCTATTCCGATAGGACAGGATGATGGGATGTAAATCTTGTTGGTTTGCTGAAGATGTTATTATAAGAGAGAGCATCTGTCCCTTAACTGATGAGTTTGGCTGCCGGAAGAGTATGCCTACTCTGCCCAACACTTGTCTATTTGATGCATCAGACGAGATATTTTAGTAATTCACTGTTCTTTGATCATctaaagagaaaagaatgaacaaGAAGAAATTCTAAATGACTGTTCAGATTTGATTTTTTCGTTTTTGGTTATAAGATGGACCAAATGGGGTGTGGGATCTGAACCCTGTTTTTGAGAGTAAGGTTAAATGCTCTCATCCACTGGAGCTACAAGCCCTTACTGTTAATTATGTCTTTGTGTAAAAAAGAGATCCTTTGATTTTTGAGGAGTATATAGTTTGTTTCTAAAGCATGTGTCTTTCTTGTTGTTTACTTCAATCAGGAACTGGATGGATCAGCAAGGACATGGGCAACCCCAATCTATGGGGATGGTAGGTAGTGGAGCTCAATTGGCTTATGGGACTGCTCCGTATCAGCATACTCAAATGGTAGGGAGTCCGAATCCTGCTACAGTTGGTGCACCAGTTGGAGGCATTCAATCTAGTAGTCAATCTGCCGGAGCTCAGCTTCAACAGCATCAACTTGCTTATCAGCACATtcaccagcagcagcagcaacaacttCAACAACAACTGCAAAGTTTCTGGGCAAATCAGTTTCAAGAGATTGAGAAGGTAACTGATTTCAAGAACCATAGCCTTCCTCTAGCAAGGATCAAGAAGATTATGAAAGCTGATGAGGATGTGAGAATGATATCAGCTGAGGCACCTGTGATCTTTGCAAGGGCATGTGAAATGTTCATCTTGGAGTTGACCTTGCGGTCTTGGAATCACACAGAAGAGAATAAAAGGAGGACACTTCAAAAGAATGACATTGCAGCTGCAATCACAAGGACTGATAtctttgatttcttggtagacATCGTACCGAGAGAGGATCTGAAAGATGAAGTCCTTGCATCCATTCCTAGGGGAACGGTTTCTGTTGGGGCTGCTGATGCACTTCCTCCATACTGCTATATGCCACCTCAGCATGGATCTCAGGTGGGGGCTCCTGGGATGATCATGGGCAAGCCTATGATGGACCCATCTATGTATGGGCAACAGTCTCACCCCTACATGGCTCCGCAAATGTGGCCGCAGGCACcggagcagcagcagcaacagcaacagTCACCATCTGATCATTAGTGGCTGCAGCATGGAAGTGAAGAAGTGTAAGTTCCTTATGCTTCGAATCTTTTCATTTGCCCGGCTTGTGACTGACAGCCGAGAAAGCAATGTTGTGTTAAACGAAACTCTGGTTTTGTAATTATAATGCAATTTGTTAACAAGTTGTGGATGAATTGACGATACAGGCTGTGAACTGATATTTCGTCTTCGGTTTAGTTTAAACGAAAATGATTATCACTAGCATAGATATCATTTTCCCTGTTTTAGCTAGTTTTTATTGATGACATTCATGTGTGATAAGAACATGTATGTTGTAATGGAGTTGACTATTTTTCCATATTTCGGTAGTTGATGCCTTCTGTTCTTGAGCTTCGATGCAATTTGTCCTCTGTTGTTACTTGTCGAATATTCATTTCAGTTGATTAAGTTGCAGTTCACATATGGTGATTCCCCTCATTACTTTAGTTGAGATCACGCCTGTGTTAATTGGCCTCAAATAAGTATGTAACCCCTTTCCTTTCTTCTTACAGACACATGACTTATCCCAGCCTCATGTTCATGTTGAATTCAAATAGGAGCTCAGAATAATACTGAACTGCAAACAGTAAAGCTACTCTGCTCTACATAAATGTTGTTTTATGTTCAAGTAAAACGCTTAATCACGGTCACCACCTATCTGATCTTGattaagtctctttccttttcgTTAAGATACTTGATGCCGGTAATGTTTACAGTTTTTTCCTCAGCACTTTTGGTCTGTAATCTTACTGTTTCTGTCGTCTGTACCCCTTTAACATTTTTCTTTATAACTTGATGGCTTTCGTTATCTCTCTGAATGGTAAAGATTAAATAACAACGTCTTGCAGTCTGTCTTATAAGACTACAGAAAGATGAAGAGGGTTATGGTCAAATCTTACCCTCTTCATCGAATTTGACCATAACCCTACATTCGCTGAGTAGTTAACTCATTAGACTACAGAAAGTTGCTGAGTAGTTAACTCATTAGACTCCATTCGCTGGTTATCACTGTCACAACAGAGAAGGCAACATACTTGCCATGAGCTGAGCCGAaagtttttttcttcctttttcttttctctcttagTATACTAGGATTAAAAAATGGAGGTCAAATTTTAGGCGGGAAAGAATCTCAATAACATGTCAAGTTTGTCAACGACTTTTGCTTTTGATTATGGGGATCATCTTCTGGGCCATTTTGAGCCGTCAGTTGAACACGTTTCTCCACATTCCCCAAAGGTCTGTTGAC
Above is a genomic segment from Rosa chinensis cultivar Old Blush chromosome 3, RchiOBHm-V2, whole genome shotgun sequence containing:
- the LOC112193954 gene encoding cation/calcium exchanger 5 yields the protein MESSSSRGRETSDNLKPIVLALKAPKRTYSDDTTTCQKRQKQQEHEKEETGKRECEATKQDQHDEEQKIKRNKNTDEQEEAVDTAQECEIKKRKRDDQEETIALSLEEEERLAALLEKKKKRKREDEETLSPLLEKKKMQKEQEALPDTPLHLPLLPPPHSPNFHFPKLPLPFPPNPHRSLLQTPSSSCSPSNGLFNYLCLFPQNPSLSLSSLSLILLLLFYLLIKTAQDHFSLVTTKLTFALNLTPSMAAVTLLALGNGAPDVFASLAAVRRGNYRTGFGAILSAGTFVSAFVVGFVAIHAAPFSLTPATFVRDVMFYLISATFLFYVYLSAEIYLWQAVGFVGFYLFFVGFVFWMDLGLGGGGGGGKRSRSEVAVGAESEMHKGFVELDCEIGEVEKRSEEGKPSFGVRRALEMVSKVWEVPVSILLKLTIPQAAPSEWSRFYTSANIALCPLALLYSCNSFMEFNHPVAFLLSNTHLPLWFVVFLASSSLALLHYIIEKEPPKTEQIPVLLIAFVMSVFWISTTAGELLNCLAALGALLELPPALLGLTVLAWGNSVGDLVADVALAKAGHPALAMAGCFAGPMFNMLVGLGTALVIQTSNVYPEAYELQFHVGIVIAFVFLLLSLMGSLLVITWCRFRVPRFWGFCLVGLYVIFMAVSLLIAKFSG
- the LOC112194927 gene encoding nuclear transcription factor Y subunit C-9; amino-acid sequence: MDQQGHGQPQSMGMVGSGAQLAYGTAPYQHTQMVGSPNPATVGAPVGGIQSSSQSAGAQLQQHQLAYQHIHQQQQQQLQQQLQSFWANQFQEIEKVTDFKNHSLPLARIKKIMKADEDVRMISAEAPVIFARACEMFILELTLRSWNHTEENKRRTLQKNDIAAAITRTDIFDFLVDIVPREDLKDEVLASIPRGTVSVGAADALPPYCYMPPQHGSQVGAPGMIMGKPMMDPSMYGQQSHPYMAPQMWPQAPEQQQQQQQSPSDH